TTTCACCCACAAATAAGATTCATCCGGAACTGACCGCATATAATCATCTAATCCGGAAAAATCATGAATCAGCACTTCCCTTCTGCCATGATCTCTCAGGAACAGTGATCTCAAAAGATGCCCCTTCTCCGGGGATGCCGTTCTCCCGGATTTCAATCCCTGTCAGTGAGAGGATCTCCCTTGAGAGAAAAAGTCCAAACCCTGTATTTTTTCCACAACTCCTCTTAAATATCGTCTCCTTTGACTCTTCCAAAACTCCCACACCATCATCCTTCCATGTGATAATAAGACTGTTGTCCGGATCAGAAACCCGGCATAATACCCTGACTCCGGTCGCCTTTTCACCATGACGCACTGTATTATCCATAAGGTTGTAAAAGACCTTCTCAAGCATCGGGTCTGCATATATGAGATACTCCCCGCATTCATAACTGACCGAAAGTTTTCCCCGCCCTGTCTTTCTGATAATACCTGAGATACTGAGCCATGCAGGTCTGTCAACACCGAGTTTTTCATATTCACGGGTGAACTCAATCTGGTCCTGGATAGCTTTGGCTGAAAAATCAAGACTCTCAAGATATTCCTTAATTAAAGGATAATCGTCAAAATCACCGATAATATCAAGAAATCCCCTGATTACAGTGATATTATTTAAAATATCATGCCGTGTTATTGCCGAGAGGATCTGAAGCTTCCGGTTTGCAAGATAAAGGGCATCCTCAGTCTGGCGGAGTTTTGTAATATCAGTGACAGAACCCTCACAATATAATAAATTTCCATCCCCGTCCCTCACCTTCCTTGCTGTTATTATTGCCTTAAAGAGACCTTTGTCCCTCTTAACATGGGTGACCTCATAATTCTCAATTATTCCGTTTTCTGAAATTACTGCCAGGACTCTCTCCCTCTCAGCCGGATTTGCATACATATCTGCTGCATTTACATTCTCTTTCAGGAGTTTGGTTCTGGAACCATATCCATACATCCTGGCAAGAGAATCATTTGCATCGACAATTATCCCTTTTGGAGTTGTTCTGAAAAGACCTGTGACAGAGTTTTCAAAGATATCCCTGTACTTCTTCTCACTCTCAAAAAGTGCCTCTTCATTACGCTTCCGCTCAGTAATGTCGGTTACAAGAGCAAGAATACAATATTCTCCCCCTATACTGATTTTTGTTGCGTGAACTTCGGCAGGATATACAGAACCGTCTTTTCTGCGGTGCCGGACTTCAAATACTGCGTCACCGTATTCAGGCATATCATGCCACAGCCATCTGTTATCCGCCCTCTTATCTGAATCAGGATCAATATCCGCGACATTGAGAGAGAGAAGTTCATCACGGGAGTATCCGGTTGTCTTTATGGCTTTCCGGTTAACATCAATGATATTTCCGTCCAGGTCATGTAAAAAGAGCATCTGCGAAGCTTTCTCAACAAGAGTTCTGAATTTATTCTCACTCTCGCGAAGGGCAATCTCAGCATTTTTCCGCTCAGTAATATCAGTATGTGTCCCGACCATCCTCACAGGATTTCCGTCTTCATCCCGGCTTACAACACTCCCTCTTGCGTAAATCCACCGGTAATCTCCAGCTTTCGCCCTCATCCTGAACTCAAGCTGATACCCATCCTTACCACTGCGGATAGTCTCATATATAAACTTCTCCGCAGGGCCGATGTCATCCGGATGGACAAGTCCTCTCCATGTATCATATGAAGCCGGCATCTCATCAGGCTCATAGCCAAGCATAGTGTACCAGCGGGGACTGAAGAATGCATTGCCAGTAGGGATATCCCAGTCCCAGATACCGTCATTTGTGGCATCAAGCGTCAGAGTCAGCCTCTCCTCGCTC
The sequence above is a segment of the Methanoplanus limicola DSM 2279 genome. Coding sequences within it:
- a CDS encoding response regulator: MEENLNNSLSGESSKRYNILHVDENPLLLSAGKTFLEESAGINVSTACGQKEAEKLLAGNVYDVIISDYRTDKIDGIKLLRSLRCRGDRTPFIIFTESRSADDAIEALNGGADFYLRKKMPPILQLPELYGRALSLAEEKKSSGIAVDYKNNLLSGIINGIPDVLAIQYADHTIECYNEAGYRLLGMTPDEVRNKKCYNLIGRDTECVECATREAVKTKKMQRIEKYVPELGLYLDCLSIPVLDEDENIVRIIEQLRDITEKKRTEDALHESEEKYEHLYNIMRMMCDNVPDMIWAKDTEKRYIFANKAACVNLLCAEDTAEPVGKTDLYFAERERARHPEDPEWHTFGEICSDSDQITMDVKVPQHFDEYGNIKGKFIFLDVHKAPFLNEKGEMIGTVGSARDITANKKAEEALLKSEERLTLTLDATNDGIWDWDIPTGNAFFSPRWYTMLGYEPDEMPASYDTWRGLVHPDDIGPAEKFIYETIRSGKDGYQLEFRMRAKAGDYRWIYARGSVVSRDEDGNPVRMVGTHTDITERKNAEIALRESENKFRTLVEKASQMLFLHDLDGNIIDVNRKAIKTTGYSRDELLSLNVADIDPDSDKRADNRWLWHDMPEYGDAVFEVRHRRKDGSVYPAEVHATKISIGGEYCILALVTDITERKRNEEALFESEKKYRDIFENSVTGLFRTTPKGIIVDANDSLARMYGYGSRTKLLKENVNAADMYANPAERERVLAVISENGIIENYEVTHVKRDKGLFKAIITARKVRDGDGNLLYCEGSVTDITKLRQTEDALYLANRKLQILSAITRHDILNNITVIRGFLDIIGDFDDYPLIKEYLESLDFSAKAIQDQIEFTREYEKLGVDRPAWLSISGIIRKTGRGKLSVSYECGEYLIYADPMLEKVFYNLMDNTVRHGEKATGVRVLCRVSDPDNSLIITWKDDGVGVLEESKETIFKRSCGKNTGFGLFLSREILSLTGIEIRENGIPGEGASFEITVPERSWQKGSADS